In a genomic window of Myotis daubentonii chromosome X, mMyoDau2.1, whole genome shotgun sequence:
- the TFE3 gene encoding transcription factor E3 isoform X1, translating into MSHVAEPARDGVEASAEGPRAVFVLLEERRPADSAQLLSLNSLLPESGIVADIELENVLDPDSFYELKSQPLPLHSSLPISLQATPATSATLSASSSAGGSRTPAMSSSSSSRVLLRQQLMRAQAQEQERRERREQAAASPFPSPAPASPAISVVGVSAGGHTLGRPPPAQVPREVLKVQTHLENPTRYHLQQARRQQVKQYLSTTLGPKLASQALTPPPGAASAQPLPAPEATHATGPTGSAPNSPMALLTIGSSSEKEIDDVIDEIISLESSYNDEMLSYLPGGTAGLQLPSTLPVSGNLLDVYSSQGVATPAITVSNSCPAELPNIKREISETEAKALLKERQKKDNHNLIERRRRFNINDRIKELGTLIPKSSDPEMRWNKGTILKASVDYIRKLQKEQQRSKDLESRQRSLEQANRSLQLRIQELELQAQIHGLPVPPTPGLISLATTSASDSLKPEQLDVEEEGRPGVATFHAGGGAAQGAPHQQPPVPPSDTLLDLHFPSDHLGDLGDPFHLGLTDILMEEEEGVLGGLSGGALSPLRAASDPLLSSVSPTVSKASSRRSSFSMEEES; encoded by the exons ATGTCTCATGTGGCCGAGCCAGCTCGGGACGGCGTAGAGGCCAGCGCGGAGGGCCCTCGAGCCGTGTTCGTGCTGTTGGAGGAGCGCAGGCCGGCCGACTCAGCCCAGCTGCTCAG cctGAACTCTTTGCTTCCGGAATCCGGGATTGTTGCTGACATCGAGTTAGAAAACGTCCTTGATCCTGACAGCTTTTACGAGCTCAAAAGCCAGCCCCTACCACTACACTCAAG CCTCCCAATATCACTGCAGGCCACACCAGCCACCTCAGCTACACTGTCTGCATCATCTTCTGCAGGGGGCTCCAGGACCCCTGCCATGTCCTCTTCTTCTTCATCGCGGGTCCTGCTGCGGCAGCAGCTCATGCGGGCCCAAGCCCAGGAGCAGGAGAGGCGTGAGCGTCGGGAACAGGCTgcagcctctcccttccccagtccTGCACCTGCCTCTCCTGCCATCTCTGTGGTTGGTGTCTCTGCTGGGGGCCACACATTGGGCCGTCCTCCCCCTGCTCAGGTGCCCAGGGAGGTGCTCAAG GTGCAGACCCATCTAGAGAACCCAACACGCTACCACCTGCAGCAGGCACGCCGGCAGCAGGTCAAACAGTACCTGTCCACCACACTTGGGCCCAAGCTGGCTTCCCAGGCACTCACCCCACCACCGGGGGCTGCTAGTGCCCAGCCGCTCCCTGCCCCTGAGGCCACCCATGCTACTGGCCCTACAGGCAGCGCCCCCAACAGCCCCATGGCACTACTCACCATCGGGTCCAGCTCAGAGAAGGAG ATTGATGATGTCATTGATGAGATCATCAGCCTGGAGTCCAGTTACAACGATGAGATGCTCAGCTATCTACCTGGAGGCACTGCGGGGCTGCAGCTCCCCAGCACG CTGCCTGTGTCAGGGAATCTGCTTGATGTGTACAGTAGTCAGGGTGTGGCGACACCTGCCATCACTGTCAGCAACTCCTGCCCAGCTGAGCTGCCCAACATCAAACGGGAGATCTCTG AGACAGAAGCCAAGGCCCTTTTGAAGGAACGGCAGAAGAAGGACAATCACAACCTAA TTGAACGTCGCAGGCGCTTCAACATTAACGACAGGATCAAGGAGCTGGGCACTCTCATCCCCAAGTCCAGTGACCC GGAGATGCGCTGGAACAAGGGCACCATCCTCAAAGCCTCTGTGGATTATATCCGCAAGTTGCAGAAGGAGCAGCAGCGCTCCAAAGACCTAGAGAGCCGGCAGCGATCCCTGGAGCAAGCCAACCGCAGCCTGCAGCTCCGAATTCAG GAGCTCGAACTGCAGGCCCAGATCCATGGTCTGCcggtccctcccaccccagggctcaTCTCCCTGGCCACGACTTCGGCCTCTGACAGCCTCAAGCCAGAGCAGCTGGATGTTGAGGAGGAGGGCAGGCCAGGCGTAGCAACGTttcatgcaggggggggggcTGCCCAGGGTGCTCCCCATCAGCAGCCCCCAGTGCCACCTTCAGATACCCTTCTGGACCTGCACTTTCCCAGCGACCACCTGGGGGATCTGGGAGACCCCTTCCACCTGGGGCTAACGGACAttctgatggaggaggaggaaggggtgtTGGGGGGACTGTCGGGGGGCGCACTGTCCCCATTGCGGGCTGCCTCTGACCCCCTGCTCTCTTCCGTGTCCCCCACTGTCTCCAAGGCCAGCAGTCGCCGAAGCAGCTTCAGCATGGAGGAGGAGTCCTGA
- the TFE3 gene encoding transcription factor E3 isoform X2, translating to MSSSSSSRVLLRQQLMRAQAQEQERRERREQAAASPFPSPAPASPAISVVGVSAGGHTLGRPPPAQVPREVLKVQTHLENPTRYHLQQARRQQVKQYLSTTLGPKLASQALTPPPGAASAQPLPAPEATHATGPTGSAPNSPMALLTIGSSSEKEIDDVIDEIISLESSYNDEMLSYLPGGTAGLQLPSTLPVSGNLLDVYSSQGVATPAITVSNSCPAELPNIKREISETEAKALLKERQKKDNHNLIERRRRFNINDRIKELGTLIPKSSDPEMRWNKGTILKASVDYIRKLQKEQQRSKDLESRQRSLEQANRSLQLRIQELELQAQIHGLPVPPTPGLISLATTSASDSLKPEQLDVEEEGRPGVATFHAGGGAAQGAPHQQPPVPPSDTLLDLHFPSDHLGDLGDPFHLGLTDILMEEEEGVLGGLSGGALSPLRAASDPLLSSVSPTVSKASSRRSSFSMEEES from the exons ATGTCCTCTTCTTCTTCATCGCGGGTCCTGCTGCGGCAGCAGCTCATGCGGGCCCAAGCCCAGGAGCAGGAGAGGCGTGAGCGTCGGGAACAGGCTgcagcctctcccttccccagtccTGCACCTGCCTCTCCTGCCATCTCTGTGGTTGGTGTCTCTGCTGGGGGCCACACATTGGGCCGTCCTCCCCCTGCTCAGGTGCCCAGGGAGGTGCTCAAG GTGCAGACCCATCTAGAGAACCCAACACGCTACCACCTGCAGCAGGCACGCCGGCAGCAGGTCAAACAGTACCTGTCCACCACACTTGGGCCCAAGCTGGCTTCCCAGGCACTCACCCCACCACCGGGGGCTGCTAGTGCCCAGCCGCTCCCTGCCCCTGAGGCCACCCATGCTACTGGCCCTACAGGCAGCGCCCCCAACAGCCCCATGGCACTACTCACCATCGGGTCCAGCTCAGAGAAGGAG ATTGATGATGTCATTGATGAGATCATCAGCCTGGAGTCCAGTTACAACGATGAGATGCTCAGCTATCTACCTGGAGGCACTGCGGGGCTGCAGCTCCCCAGCACG CTGCCTGTGTCAGGGAATCTGCTTGATGTGTACAGTAGTCAGGGTGTGGCGACACCTGCCATCACTGTCAGCAACTCCTGCCCAGCTGAGCTGCCCAACATCAAACGGGAGATCTCTG AGACAGAAGCCAAGGCCCTTTTGAAGGAACGGCAGAAGAAGGACAATCACAACCTAA TTGAACGTCGCAGGCGCTTCAACATTAACGACAGGATCAAGGAGCTGGGCACTCTCATCCCCAAGTCCAGTGACCC GGAGATGCGCTGGAACAAGGGCACCATCCTCAAAGCCTCTGTGGATTATATCCGCAAGTTGCAGAAGGAGCAGCAGCGCTCCAAAGACCTAGAGAGCCGGCAGCGATCCCTGGAGCAAGCCAACCGCAGCCTGCAGCTCCGAATTCAG GAGCTCGAACTGCAGGCCCAGATCCATGGTCTGCcggtccctcccaccccagggctcaTCTCCCTGGCCACGACTTCGGCCTCTGACAGCCTCAAGCCAGAGCAGCTGGATGTTGAGGAGGAGGGCAGGCCAGGCGTAGCAACGTttcatgcaggggggggggcTGCCCAGGGTGCTCCCCATCAGCAGCCCCCAGTGCCACCTTCAGATACCCTTCTGGACCTGCACTTTCCCAGCGACCACCTGGGGGATCTGGGAGACCCCTTCCACCTGGGGCTAACGGACAttctgatggaggaggaggaaggggtgtTGGGGGGACTGTCGGGGGGCGCACTGTCCCCATTGCGGGCTGCCTCTGACCCCCTGCTCTCTTCCGTGTCCCCCACTGTCTCCAAGGCCAGCAGTCGCCGAAGCAGCTTCAGCATGGAGGAGGAGTCCTGA